The Hypnocyclicus thermotrophus genome includes a window with the following:
- a CDS encoding N-acetylmuramoyl-L-alanine amidase family protein codes for MSKLKIGILYFLCFLSIFGIDIQNIRFNNSPKQIVLDIKGEVTPKYNVNYDEVTRLIFLEVENSKIIENIDRKIEKNDDYIEKIEAIDLNESTAFFITLKEDVKYKVTTWHNPTRIVFNLQKDSDKPIIVIDPGHGGRDPGAINGKYKEKDLVLSVSKYLKDILKNDFKIIMTRSTDKFISLNERSAIANRHNANLLISIHANASPSKTARGFEVFYYSKNQSEYAKQLAQFENSVEEKFGGNITATDLIVNDILYRQNQERSAFLANQLIDYYPKQLNMIKRGSHGANLAVLRGTNAPSILIELGFITNNSEASKMFRRENQKKMAQSIAKIVKEYFKK; via the coding sequence ATGAGCAAACTAAAAATTGGTATACTTTATTTTCTATGTTTTTTATCTATATTTGGAATTGATATACAAAACATAAGATTTAATAATTCACCTAAACAAATAGTGCTAGATATTAAAGGAGAAGTTACTCCTAAATATAATGTAAATTATGATGAAGTAACAAGACTTATTTTTTTAGAAGTTGAAAATAGTAAAATAATAGAAAATATAGATAGAAAAATAGAAAAAAACGATGATTATATAGAAAAAATAGAAGCAATAGATTTAAATGAATCAACAGCTTTTTTTATAACATTAAAAGAAGATGTGAAATATAAAGTAACTACCTGGCATAATCCAACAAGAATTGTTTTTAACTTGCAAAAAGATAGTGATAAACCGATAATTGTAATAGATCCAGGTCATGGTGGACGAGATCCGGGAGCTATAAATGGAAAATATAAAGAAAAAGATTTAGTGCTTAGTGTATCAAAATATTTAAAAGATATTTTAAAAAATGATTTTAAAATTATTATGACAAGATCAACTGATAAATTTATTAGTCTAAATGAAAGAAGTGCTATTGCAAATAGACATAATGCTAATTTATTGATTAGTATACATGCTAATGCAAGCCCTTCAAAAACAGCAAGAGGATTTGAAGTATTTTATTATTCAAAAAATCAATCTGAATATGCAAAACAACTCGCACAATTTGAAAATAGTGTAGAAGAAAAATTTGGTGGAAATATTACAGCAACGGATTTAATAGTAAATGATATATTGTATAGACAAAATCAGGAAAGATCTGCTTTTTTAGCAAATCAACTTATTGATTATTATCCAAAACAATTAAATATGATCAAAAGAGGAAGTCATGGTGCTAATTTAGCAGTTCTTAGAGGAACTAATGCTCCTTCGATACTTATAGAACTAGGGTTTATAACAAATAATAGTGAAGCGAGTAAAATGTTTAGAAGGGAAAATCAAAAAAAAATGGCACAGAGTATCGCAAAAATAGTAAAAGAATATTTTAAAAAATAG
- the yajC gene encoding preprotein translocase subunit YajC: MLDQFISYAADATPNTSAGIINLVIILVVWGGIFYFLLIRPNKKREKQHREMLSSLKTGDVVITTGGIKGEIVAITDEFIELRVDKGVKISFKKSVIANVYKSK; encoded by the coding sequence ATGTTAGATCAATTTATATCTTATGCAGCAGATGCAACACCAAATACATCAGCAGGTATAATAAACTTAGTTATAATACTTGTTGTATGGGGAGGAATTTTTTATTTTTTATTAATAAGACCAAATAAAAAAAGAGAAAAACAACATAGAGAAATGCTGTCTAGTCTTAAAACAGGAGATGTTGTAATAACTACAGGAGGAATAAAAGGAGAAATAGTAGCGATTACAGATGAATTTATTGAACTTAGAGTAGATAAAGGGGTAAAAATAAGTTTTAAAAAATCTGTAATAGCAAATGTATATAAAAGTAAATAA
- the dnaJ gene encoding molecular chaperone DnaJ has translation MAKKDYYEVLGVSKTASDAEIKKAYRKLAMKYHPDKFTNANEKEKKEAEKNFKEINDAYQILSDKEKRAKYDQFGHAAFDGMGGAGSGFGGFSDFGGFEDLGDIFSSFFGGGFGGGSSRSRVRPGNDLRYNLELTLEEVAFGVEKEITYRRTGTCHTCNGTGAKPGTKIKTCTKCNGTGKIRERQQTMFGIFENVAECDMCHGKGEIPEEKCPTCNGTGVEREKVTKKVKIPAGIEENQRLRLNGMGDASTTGGPNGDLYIYISVKPHDIFERIDDNVICEVPISFATASLGGEIEVPTLEGTVKIKIPAGTQNGKVFKLKGKGINNSRGFGRGDQLVKILVEVPTNLTREQKELIEKLDETFKKDSKQHKLGKKFKDAVDKFKSMFE, from the coding sequence ATGGCAAAAAAAGATTATTATGAAGTATTGGGAGTTTCCAAAACTGCTAGTGATGCCGAAATAAAAAAAGCATATAGAAAACTTGCTATGAAATATCATCCTGATAAGTTTACCAATGCTAATGAAAAAGAAAAAAAAGAAGCAGAAAAAAACTTTAAAGAAATAAATGATGCGTATCAAATACTTTCAGATAAAGAGAAAAGAGCAAAATATGACCAATTTGGACATGCTGCATTTGATGGAATGGGTGGAGCAGGTTCTGGATTTGGAGGATTTTCAGATTTTGGAGGATTTGAAGATTTAGGAGATATATTTAGTTCATTTTTTGGAGGAGGATTTGGAGGAGGCTCTAGCAGATCTAGAGTTAGACCTGGAAATGATCTTAGATATAATTTAGAATTAACATTAGAAGAAGTAGCATTTGGAGTAGAAAAAGAGATAACTTATAGAAGAACAGGAACATGTCATACATGTAATGGAACAGGAGCAAAACCAGGAACAAAAATAAAAACATGTACTAAATGTAATGGAACAGGAAAAATAAGAGAAAGACAACAAACAATGTTTGGTATTTTTGAAAATGTAGCAGAGTGTGATATGTGTCATGGTAAAGGTGAAATTCCAGAAGAAAAATGTCCAACATGTAATGGAACAGGAGTAGAAAGAGAAAAAGTAACTAAAAAAGTAAAAATACCAGCAGGAATAGAAGAAAATCAAAGATTAAGACTTAATGGAATGGGAGATGCTAGTACAACAGGTGGTCCTAATGGAGATCTTTATATTTATATATCTGTAAAACCACATGATATATTTGAAAGAATAGATGATAATGTAATATGTGAAGTACCTATTAGTTTTGCAACAGCTTCACTTGGAGGAGAAATAGAGGTACCTACACTAGAAGGAACGGTAAAAATAAAAATACCAGCAGGTACTCAAAATGGAAAAGTATTTAAATTAAAAGGAAAAGGTATAAATAATTCTAGAGGATTTGGCAGAGGAGATCAACTTGTAAAAATATTGGTAGAAGTACCAACAAATCTTACAAGAGAACAAAAAGAACTAATAGAAAAATTAGATGAAACATTTAAAAAAGATAGTAAACAGCATAAATTAGGGAAAAAATTCAAAGATGCAGTAGATAAATTTAAATCAATGTTTGAATAA
- a CDS encoding aldose 1-epimerase family protein translates to MNSIENSFLKLEIANKGAEIKKIINKKNNQNYIWKGDSNYWGKTAPVLFPFIGGQKNGKFIVEGKEYSQLKHGFARDNDFKIIEKNDTKIKYLFSYSEETLKQYPFKFNFYITYTLEKNRIKTEYLIENIDDKEMYFSIGAHPAFSLFVNEEIKYEDYYLEFEKEEEIKSFIIDGVLLKKEKIDLGKTKILELKKDTFKNDAFVFENLKSKEITLKNKKDNRKVKVIFDEFPYLALWNVVNAEFICIEPWCGINDFVDFNGELKEKIGIEKLDKSAKFKRKLIFEIV, encoded by the coding sequence ATGAATAGTATAGAAAATAGTTTTTTAAAACTAGAAATAGCAAATAAAGGTGCTGAAATAAAAAAAATAATTAATAAAAAAAATAATCAAAATTATATTTGGAAAGGTGATAGTAATTATTGGGGGAAAACAGCACCAGTATTATTTCCTTTTATTGGCGGGCAAAAAAATGGAAAATTTATTGTGGAAGGGAAAGAATATTCACAATTAAAACACGGATTTGCTAGAGATAATGACTTTAAAATAATAGAAAAAAATGATACAAAAATAAAATATCTTTTTTCTTATTCAGAAGAGACATTAAAACAATATCCTTTTAAATTTAATTTTTATATTACATATACATTAGAAAAAAATAGAATAAAAACAGAATATTTAATAGAAAATATTGATGATAAAGAAATGTATTTTTCTATAGGCGCACATCCAGCATTTTCACTTTTTGTAAATGAAGAGATAAAATATGAAGATTATTATTTAGAATTTGAAAAAGAAGAAGAGATTAAATCATTTATAATAGACGGTGTTTTATTAAAAAAAGAAAAAATAGATTTAGGAAAAACTAAAATACTTGAATTAAAAAAAGATACATTTAAAAATGATGCATTTGTATTTGAAAATCTTAAGTCAAAAGAAATAACTCTAAAAAATAAAAAAGATAATCGAAAAGTAAAAGTAATATTTGATGAATTTCCATATTTAGCATTATGGAATGTAGTAAATGCAGAGTTTATATGTATAGAACCATGGTGTGGAATAAATGATTTTGTTGATTTTAACGGAGAATTAAAAGAAAAAATAGGAATTGAAAAATTAGACAAATCAGCAAAATTTAAAAGAAAGTTAATTTTTGAGATAGTATAA